A region from the Kineothrix sp. IPX-CK genome encodes:
- the lspA gene encoding signal peptidase II: MNYIGITAAIFGADFFIKNHMEKTLEEGKEVEKAKGFVRLRKHHNKGAFLNAGQEKRPVVAFVSLALTLILTVFFIMTLGTKGNTALKMGLSLLLGGAFSNTYDRLKRGYVVDYLSFHVRWKWFSNIIFNISDFCIIIGAFVTALSMGNDKNT; this comes from the coding sequence TTGAATTATATCGGGATAACAGCAGCAATCTTTGGCGCGGACTTCTTTATAAAAAATCATATGGAGAAGACCCTCGAGGAGGGGAAAGAGGTAGAGAAGGCGAAGGGTTTTGTGCGGCTTCGCAAGCATCATAATAAAGGAGCTTTTCTTAATGCAGGTCAGGAAAAAAGGCCGGTGGTAGCGTTCGTTTCACTGGCACTCACCTTAATTCTTACCGTGTTCTTTATTATGACGCTTGGAACGAAAGGGAATACCGCTCTGAAGATGGGATTGTCCCTTTTGCTGGGAGGAGCTTTCAGCAATACGTATGATAGGTTGAAGCGTGGATATGTGGTGGATTATCTGAGCTTTCATGTGAGATGGAAATGGTTCAGCAATATTATTTTTAACATATCGGATTTTTGCATTATCATAGGAGCCTTTGTTACAGCGCTGTCTATGGGAAATGATAAAAATACTTAA
- a CDS encoding S8 family peptidase — MACREQMLSNDYMEILLDYTSPYIDEIYPEHCIELIDDEFAVVLVNRSLLPPISISTFTYTAIPKLYGLMQENATPEQSNFDPLSLIRTGILQVQRPPLSLTGRGVIIGFIDTGIQYDLQVFRREDGTSRILAIWDQTIQDGIPPEGFSYGTLYTNEQINEALQSDDPLSIVPTTDTIGHGSAVASVAAGSSINFGLTFLGAAPDADIVVVKCREAKQYLRDYYFIPEGVPAYSGTDIAMAVKYLDSFGIAGIRPVVMCIGMGSNMGDHAGNSLLPRYLSRIAEKRSRVVVVCGGNEGNAEHHYGSSITMSSRLVTEVVEVRVDAQETGFVMELWGSPPNLFSVAIRSPGGEVIPAIDFRSRTTRSFSFIYERTKVTVDHILVEQVAGEEVVVFRFEDPTPGVWTFNIVIEGDSDYSDINMWLPITQFLNGNTQFLRSTPYTTLTEPSLGNNVITPSTYDDSNDSFYINSGRGFARGREAKPDFAAPGVNVSTVFGDRTGSSMSAAITAGASAQFMQWAVVEGNEPLVQSPQLKTYFMRGARRDMEVLYPSRSWGYGQLDIERTFRIIAGTVGG; from the coding sequence ATGGCCTGCAGAGAACAGATGCTGTCTAATGATTATATGGAAATCCTGTTGGATTATACATCGCCTTATATAGATGAAATCTATCCCGAACATTGCATAGAATTAATCGATGATGAGTTCGCTGTAGTTCTTGTGAACAGAAGCCTGCTCCCGCCTATCAGTATATCTACCTTTACCTATACCGCAATTCCGAAACTGTACGGACTTATGCAGGAGAACGCTACTCCGGAGCAAAGTAATTTTGACCCCCTGAGTTTAATCCGAACGGGAATTCTGCAAGTACAGCGCCCGCCCCTGTCCCTGACCGGAAGAGGCGTGATTATCGGCTTTATTGATACCGGAATACAATATGATCTGCAGGTGTTCCGCAGAGAAGACGGCACTTCCAGGATTCTGGCGATATGGGATCAGACGATTCAGGACGGCATTCCGCCCGAGGGTTTTTCCTACGGCACGCTGTATACCAATGAGCAGATAAACGAAGCGCTGCAAAGCGACGATCCGCTTTCCATAGTACCCACCACAGATACAATAGGGCATGGAAGCGCAGTGGCCAGTGTGGCGGCGGGGAGCAGTATCAATTTCGGACTTACTTTCCTGGGTGCAGCGCCGGATGCGGATATTGTAGTAGTAAAGTGCAGGGAGGCGAAGCAATACCTGCGCGATTATTATTTTATACCGGAGGGAGTTCCTGCCTATTCCGGAACAGACATCGCGATGGCGGTGAAGTACTTGGACAGCTTCGGCATTGCAGGAATCCGGCCGGTGGTAATGTGCATTGGCATGGGCTCGAATATGGGCGATCATGCGGGGAATTCTCTTTTACCCAGATACCTGAGCCGCATAGCGGAAAAAAGAAGCCGCGTGGTCGTTGTGTGCGGCGGCAACGAGGGCAATGCGGAGCATCATTATGGAAGCTCTATTACCATGAGCTCACGACTGGTGACGGAAGTAGTGGAAGTACGCGTGGACGCTCAGGAAACCGGGTTTGTGATGGAACTGTGGGGCAGCCCCCCCAATTTGTTCAGCGTGGCGATCCGCTCACCGGGCGGAGAGGTAATTCCGGCTATCGATTTCAGGAGCAGAACGACGCGAAGTTTTTCTTTTATATATGAAAGAACTAAGGTAACAGTAGATCATATCCTGGTGGAGCAGGTAGCGGGGGAGGAAGTGGTAGTATTCCGTTTTGAAGATCCCACACCGGGGGTATGGACTTTTAATATTGTCATAGAAGGAGACAGCGATTACTCGGACATTAATATGTGGCTTCCGATTACACAGTTTTTAAATGGAAATACTCAGTTCCTTCGTTCAACACCTTATACGACGCTCACGGAGCCATCCTTGGGAAATAATGTGATCACACCATCCACTTATGACGACAGCAACGACAGCTTTTATATAAACTCGGGAAGAGGGTTTGCCAGGGGCAGGGAAGCTAAGCCTGATTTTGCGGCACCCGGAGTCAACGTCTCCACGGTGTTTGGAGACCGGACCGGATCCAGCATGTCGGCAGCCATTACTGCGGGCGCTTCTGCGCAGTTCATGCAGTGGGCGGTAGTGGAGGGGAATGAGCCGTTGGTTCAGTCTCCCCAGTTGAAGACATATTTCATGAGAGGAGCGAGAAGGGATATGGAGGTTCTTTATCCCAGCCGTTCGTGGGGATACGGACAGTTGGATATCGAGCGTACCTTTAGGATCATCGCCGGAACAGTAGGAGGATAA
- the clpX gene encoding ATP-dependent Clp protease ATP-binding subunit ClpX, with translation MSDFDNKGYEEEVKAFSNEDPEENMEKNDSEKGNDSALEEMKSEEKKSDEKKESEYEDVCFICRRPESKTGKMFKLPNNISVCNDCMHKTMDTVSQFDYQGMLNNTNLNGELDKLNKGKGIPNISFVNLADLQGDGGIPNKQKLKKKKPREVVEPVLDIKNIPAPHKIKAQLDEYVVGQEKAKKIISVAVYNHYKRVFTGMMDEIEIEKSNILMLGPTGSGKTYLVKTLARLLDVPLAITDATSLTEAGYIGDDIESVVSKLLAAADNEVERAERGIIFIDEIDKIAKKKNTTSRDVSGESVQQGMLKLLEGAEVEVPVGANSKNAMVPLTTMNTKNILFICGGAFPDLEEIIKQRLNKRTSIGYTAELKDKYDKDKNILSKVTVEDIKKFGMIPEFIGRLPIICTLEGLSKEMLVKILKEPKNAILKQYQKLLELDEVKLEFDEGALEAIAEKAMEKDTGARALRAIIEDFMLDIMYEIPKDDNIGRVTITREYIESTGGPIIDIRSNSLELPDNLNVIEQ, from the coding sequence ATGAGCGATTTTGATAATAAAGGTTATGAGGAAGAAGTAAAAGCATTTTCTAATGAAGATCCCGAAGAAAATATGGAAAAGAATGATTCCGAAAAGGGAAATGACAGTGCTTTGGAGGAAATGAAATCCGAAGAGAAAAAGTCTGACGAGAAAAAGGAAAGCGAATATGAAGACGTCTGCTTCATCTGCCGCAGACCGGAGAGCAAGACGGGTAAGATGTTCAAATTGCCTAACAACATATCCGTATGCAACGACTGTATGCACAAGACTATGGATACGGTCAGCCAGTTCGATTATCAGGGCATGCTGAACAATACCAATCTAAACGGAGAATTGGACAAACTAAATAAAGGAAAAGGAATCCCTAACATCAGTTTTGTAAATCTGGCGGATCTGCAGGGAGACGGCGGCATTCCCAACAAGCAGAAGCTGAAAAAGAAGAAGCCAAGGGAAGTGGTAGAGCCGGTACTCGATATTAAAAACATTCCTGCGCCCCATAAAATAAAGGCGCAGCTAGACGAATATGTGGTAGGGCAGGAGAAGGCGAAGAAGATTATTTCCGTTGCGGTATACAATCATTACAAGCGCGTTTTTACGGGAATGATGGATGAAATAGAAATCGAGAAATCCAACATTCTTATGCTGGGGCCTACGGGAAGCGGCAAGACATACCTCGTTAAGACTTTAGCGAGACTTCTGGATGTGCCGTTAGCGATAACAGACGCAACTTCGCTTACGGAAGCCGGTTATATCGGGGATGATATCGAAAGTGTAGTATCCAAGCTGCTTGCGGCGGCGGACAACGAGGTGGAGAGAGCCGAGCGAGGTATTATATTCATCGATGAGATCGATAAGATAGCCAAGAAGAAAAATACCACCTCCAGAGATGTCAGCGGAGAGTCGGTGCAGCAAGGAATGCTGAAGCTGCTGGAAGGAGCGGAGGTAGAGGTACCGGTAGGAGCTAACAGCAAGAACGCTATGGTTCCCCTTACTACGATGAATACCAAGAATATTCTGTTCATTTGCGGAGGCGCTTTCCCCGATTTGGAGGAGATCATAAAGCAGCGCCTGAACAAAAGAACCTCTATCGGATATACAGCGGAGCTTAAGGATAAATACGACAAGGACAAGAATATTTTGAGCAAGGTAACGGTGGAGGATATCAAGAAATTCGGAATGATTCCCGAATTCATCGGACGTCTGCCTATTATATGCACCTTGGAAGGTTTGTCCAAGGAGATGCTCGTTAAAATCCTTAAAGAGCCCAAAAATGCCATTCTCAAGCAGTATCAAAAGCTGCTGGAGCTGGATGAGGTCAAACTGGAATTCGACGAGGGAGCTTTGGAGGCGATTGCAGAAAAGGCGATGGAAAAGGATACAGGAGCCAGAGCACTTCGTGCCATTATCGAGGACTTCATGTTAGACATCATGTATGAGATTCCCAAAGACGACAATATCGGGCGGGTAACGATTACAAGGGAATATATAGAAAGTACCGGAGGGCCGATTATCGATATCCGCAGCAATTCTCTGGAGCTGCCGGATAATCTTAACGTAATTGAGCAGTAG